From the Streptomyces sp. KMM 9044 genome, one window contains:
- the galT gene encoding galactose-1-phosphate uridylyltransferase, whose product MKKTSTRLADGRELIYYDLSDDAVRDAADRRPLDATVTTSEIRRDPLLGDSVAVASHRQGRIYHPPADECPLCPSEGDRLSEIPDSSYDVVVFENRFPSLAGDSGRCEVVCFTSDHNASFGSLDEEQVRLVLDAWTDRTSELSHLPSVDQVFCFENRGAEIGVTLQHPHGQIYAYPFTTPRTALMLRQVAAHKEASGGANLFDTVLAEELAGERVVLEGDHWAAYVPYAAHWPYEVHLYPKRRVPDLLGLDEAARTEFPRVYLELLRRFDRIFGEGEPVTPYIAAWHQAPFGALEEFDGVTRDDFALHLELFTIRRTSGKLKFLAGSESGMNVFINDVPPERAAERLREVASS is encoded by the coding sequence GAAGACCTCGACCCGGCTGGCCGACGGTCGCGAACTCATCTACTACGACCTCAGCGACGACGCCGTGCGCGACGCGGCCGACCGCCGCCCGCTGGACGCCACCGTCACGACGTCCGAGATCCGCCGCGACCCGCTGCTCGGCGACTCCGTGGCCGTCGCTTCCCACCGCCAGGGCCGTATCTACCACCCGCCGGCCGACGAATGCCCCCTGTGCCCCTCCGAGGGTGACCGGCTCAGCGAGATCCCCGACTCCTCGTACGACGTCGTGGTCTTCGAGAACCGCTTCCCCTCCCTGGCCGGCGACTCCGGCCGCTGTGAGGTCGTCTGCTTCACCTCCGACCACAACGCCTCCTTCGGCTCCCTGGACGAGGAGCAGGTACGCCTGGTCCTGGACGCGTGGACGGACAGGACGTCGGAGCTGTCCCATCTGCCCTCCGTCGACCAGGTGTTCTGCTTCGAGAACCGGGGGGCCGAGATCGGCGTCACTCTCCAGCACCCGCACGGGCAGATCTACGCCTACCCCTTCACCACCCCCCGTACCGCCCTGATGCTCCGCCAAGTGGCCGCACACAAGGAGGCATCCGGCGGGGCGAACCTGTTCGACACCGTCCTGGCGGAGGAACTGGCGGGGGAGCGGGTCGTCCTGGAGGGCGACCACTGGGCCGCCTACGTGCCGTACGCCGCGCACTGGCCCTACGAGGTCCACCTGTATCCCAAGCGCCGGGTCCCCGACCTGCTGGGGCTCGACGAGGCGGCACGCACAGAGTTTCCCCGGGTCTATCTGGAACTGTTGCGACGGTTCGACCGGATCTTCGGCGAGGGCGAGCCTGTGACCCCGTACATCGCGGCCTGGCACCAGGCCCCGTTCGGCGCGCTGGAGGAGTTCGACGGGGTCACGCGCGACGACTTCGCGCTCCACCTCGAGCTTTTCACCATTCGCCGCACATCCGGCAAGCTGAAGTTCCTCGCGGGCTCCGAATCCGGCATGAACGTGTTCATCAACGACGTGCCGCCGGAGCGCGCGGCCGAGCGACTGCGAGAGGTAGCGAGTTCATGA